The proteins below are encoded in one region of Deltaproteobacteria bacterium:
- a CDS encoding phospho-N-acetylmuramoyl-pentapeptide-transferase — protein sequence MLYHLLVPLAETYSALNVFRYITFRTAAATLTALFLSFLLGDLVIRWLQALRVGQPIREIGPDHQQKAGTPTMGGLLILLVVSVSILLWMDLASRATWIVLGLTLGYGALGFVDDYQKVTKKNSDGIRARTKLLWQWSLALGFAWLIYSAPNFDATLQVPFFKNFTPNIGVLYIPLAAFVIVAASNGVNLTDGLDGLAIGPVMICSATFLILAYAAGHAQFAEYLAITAVPGAGELAIFCGALVGGGLGFLWFNASPAQVFMGDVGALALGGALGGVAVVIRQEILLAVVGGIFVVETLSVMLQVAYFKASGGKRIFLMAPLHHHFEKAGWEEQKIVVRFWIVSIVLALIALSSLKLR from the coding sequence ATGCTCTACCACCTGCTCGTTCCGCTCGCCGAAACCTACAGCGCGCTGAACGTGTTCCGGTACATCACGTTCCGCACCGCGGCGGCCACGCTCACCGCGCTGTTCCTCTCATTCTTGTTAGGCGATCTCGTGATCCGCTGGCTGCAGGCGCTGCGCGTCGGCCAGCCGATCCGCGAGATCGGCCCCGACCACCAGCAAAAGGCCGGCACGCCCACCATGGGCGGCCTGCTCATCTTGCTCGTGGTGTCCGTCTCGATCCTGTTGTGGATGGACCTCGCGAGCCGCGCGACCTGGATCGTGCTCGGCCTCACGCTCGGCTACGGCGCGCTCGGCTTCGTCGACGACTACCAGAAGGTCACGAAGAAGAACTCGGACGGGATTCGCGCGCGCACGAAGCTGCTCTGGCAGTGGTCGCTCGCGCTCGGCTTCGCGTGGCTGATCTACTCCGCGCCCAACTTCGACGCGACGCTGCAGGTGCCGTTCTTCAAGAACTTCACGCCCAACATCGGCGTGCTCTACATCCCGCTCGCCGCGTTCGTGATCGTGGCCGCGAGCAACGGCGTGAATCTCACGGATGGGCTCGACGGCCTCGCGATCGGGCCGGTGATGATCTGCTCCGCGACGTTCTTGATCCTCGCGTATGCCGCGGGCCACGCGCAGTTCGCGGAGTACCTCGCGATCACCGCCGTCCCCGGCGCCGGCGAGCTCGCGATCTTCTGCGGCGCGCTCGTCGGCGGCGGGCTCGGCTTCCTCTGGTTCAACGCGTCGCCCGCTCAGGTCTTCATGGGCGACGTCGGCGCGCTCGCGCTCGGCGGCGCGCTCGGCGGAGTCGCGGTCGTGATTCGCCAGGAGATCTTGCTCGCCGTCGTCGGCGGAATCTTCGTCGTCGAGACGCTCTCGGTGATGCTGCAGGTCGCGTACTTCAAGGCGAGCGGCGGCAAGCGGATCTTCTTGATGGCGCCGCTGCATCACCACTTCGAGAAGGCGGGCTGGGAAGAGCAGAAGATCGTCGTGCGCTTCTGGATCGTGTCGATCGTGCTCGCCCTGATTGCCCTTTCGTCCTTGAAGCTGCGATGA